One Thiocapsa bogorovii DNA segment encodes these proteins:
- a CDS encoding RidA family protein: MAKSIIKTDQAPEAIGTYSQAVRVGNTIYLSGQIPLVPQTMELVSGDIEAEIRRVFENLRAVARAANGSLADVVKLNVFLTDLAHFPSVNQVMAEFFDEPYPARAAIGVAALPKGARVEMDAIMVLGD; encoded by the coding sequence ATGGCCAAAAGCATCATCAAGACCGATCAGGCCCCGGAGGCGATCGGGACCTACTCTCAAGCGGTTCGCGTCGGCAATACCATCTATCTGTCCGGCCAAATCCCGTTGGTGCCGCAGACCATGGAGCTGGTCTCGGGCGACATCGAGGCGGAGATTCGGCGTGTCTTCGAGAACCTTCGCGCCGTTGCCCGTGCCGCCAACGGCAGTCTGGCGGATGTGGTGAAGCTCAACGTCTTCCTGACCGATCTGGCCCATTTCCCGTCCGTCAATCAGGTCATGGCCGAGTTCTTCGACGAGCCCTATCCGGCGCGCGCGGCCATCGGTGTCGCGGCCCTGCCCAAAGGGGCTCGGGTCGAGATGGATGCGATTATGGTCTTGGGTGATTGA
- a CDS encoding secondary thiamine-phosphate synthase enzyme YjbQ, whose product MILQKSLSVITKGRGTYDITRNLQEQVRASGVRIGLCHVFVHHTSASLILCENADPTVRSDLESFMARLVPDGDRRFEHSDEGPDDMPAHIRAILTQVELTLPISGGTCALGTWQGLYLYEHRTRGHQRRITLTIQGE is encoded by the coding sequence ATGATCCTTCAAAAATCACTCTCGGTCATCACCAAAGGTCGCGGCACCTACGACATCACGCGGAACCTCCAGGAACAGGTTCGGGCCTCCGGTGTCCGGATCGGACTCTGTCACGTCTTCGTCCATCACACCAGTGCATCCCTGATCCTTTGCGAAAACGCCGACCCGACGGTACGGAGCGACCTCGAGTCCTTCATGGCCCGATTGGTCCCGGACGGCGACCGGCGCTTCGAGCACAGCGACGAGGGACCGGACGACATGCCCGCCCACATCCGCGCCATCCTCACTCAAGTCGAGCTGACGCTTCCGATCAGCGGGGGCACCTGTGCGCTCGGCACCTGGCAGGGTCTGTATCTATACGAGCACCGCACGCGAGGCCACCAGCGCCGGATCACCCTAACCATCCAGGGCGAGTGA
- a CDS encoding IS1595 family transposase, with amino-acid sequence MSQHFLLSAAARTLSVREVFAMTDAQAFERFRAMRWGPESEPVCPACGVAEQPWFLPSRRQWRCRACGHTFSVTSGTIFAHHKLPLQVYLGAIAIYSNAAKGLSALQLSRDLDVQYKSAFVMMHKIRESLIAQRDETALSGEVQLDGAYTNGSVRPENRAEDRVDRRLAEHQNPDKRCVLVMRETHPADDPLGRVGGKRTLTFIIGRENQTDVGALAARFIAPGATLSADASDAYDLLHGRYAMRRVNHQHAYRAADGTTDNQAESYFARFRRMQIGQHHKCGLSHLARYANEAPYREDTRRWSNGAIFDDILAKCARTRPHRDWCGYWQGNTARPELLAA; translated from the coding sequence ATGTCCCAGCACTTCCTCTTGTCGGCTGCTGCCCGGACGCTCTCCGTGCGCGAAGTGTTCGCGATGACCGACGCGCAAGCCTTCGAGCGCTTCCGCGCGATGCGCTGGGGTCCGGAGAGCGAACCGGTGTGTCCGGCCTGCGGTGTCGCGGAGCAGCCCTGGTTCCTGCCGAGCCGCCGGCAGTGGCGTTGTCGCGCCTGCGGGCACACCTTCTCGGTAACCTCGGGGACGATTTTTGCCCACCATAAGTTGCCGTTGCAGGTCTATCTCGGCGCCATCGCCATCTACAGCAATGCCGCGAAGGGGCTGTCGGCACTGCAACTGAGCCGTGACCTGGACGTGCAGTACAAAAGCGCCTTCGTCATGATGCACAAGATCCGCGAGAGTCTCATAGCGCAGCGCGACGAGACCGCACTGAGCGGCGAGGTGCAGCTCGACGGGGCCTACACGAACGGCTCGGTACGCCCCGAGAACCGGGCCGAGGATCGTGTGGATCGGCGTCTCGCCGAACATCAAAACCCGGATAAGCGCTGTGTGCTGGTGATGCGCGAGACCCACCCGGCGGACGATCCGCTCGGGCGAGTCGGCGGCAAGCGCACCCTCACCTTCATCATCGGGCGGGAGAATCAGACCGACGTCGGCGCGCTGGCGGCTCGCTTCATAGCGCCGGGGGCCACGCTCTCGGCCGACGCGTCCGATGCCTACGATCTGCTGCACGGGCGCTATGCGATGCGTCGGGTCAACCATCAACACGCCTACCGCGCCGCGGACGGAACGACCGACAATCAGGCCGAATCGTATTTCGCGCGGTTTCGGCGCATGCAGATCGGCCAACACCACAAGTGCGGCTTGTCCCACCTGGCGCGCTACGCCAACGAGGCCCCCTACCGAGAAGACACCCGGCGCTGGTCCAACGGGGCGATCTTCGACGACATCCTCGCCAAATGTGCCCGCACCCGCCCGCATCGGGACTGGTGCGGTTACTGGCAGGGCAATACCGCCCGCCCGGAGCTGCTGGCCGCCTGA
- a CDS encoding transposase — translation MVEGHRARMAEHPEAMRARAALCEHPFGTLKRWMGWDHFLVRGLEKVQGELALLVHCDNFRRVLSVLGLDGFRAACEARRRSGGRRTRSVIFHRLQLMTTPARAPRAPVRLAAPIRHRRGACAVPPAAWASA, via the coding sequence GTGGTCGAAGGCCATCGCGCGCGCATGGCCGAGCACCCCGAGGCGATGCGCGCGCGAGCGGCGCTCTGCGAGCACCCCTTCGGCACCCTCAAGCGCTGGATGGGCTGGGACCACTTCCTCGTCCGCGGCCTGGAGAAGGTTCAGGGAGAACTAGCCCTTTTGGTCCACTGCGACAACTTCCGACGGGTCTTGAGCGTCCTCGGACTCGACGGCTTCCGGGCGGCCTGTGAAGCGCGCCGCCGCTCGGGCGGAAGGCGAACTCGAAGCGTCATTTTTCATCGTCTGCAGCTCATGACGACGCCTGCAAGGGCGCCTCGCGCGCCGGTCCGCCTCGCGGCGCCGATTCGCCACCGCCGCGGCGCCTGTGCGGTACCGCCCGCCGCCTGGGCGAGTGCTTGA
- the recG gene encoding ATP-dependent DNA helicase RecG — MTDNAPGSCENPSLPTPSLDTIPVERLKRVGPRVAERLGKLGVRTVQDLLFHLPHRYQDRTRLAAIAELRAGDEVLVAGEIREAELAGGRRRSLKVWLSDGGFGGLMLRFFHYSRQQVDALKPGVRLRCYGEVRQGPSALEMVHPEYRIQSEEPVAIEERLTPLYPSTEGLQQSSWRGLTDQALALLARQAPRECLPDEVLRPLGLPSLVEALAYLHRPPLAADPVDLIERRHPAFHRLAFEELVAHQVSLRRLRAAQRAIVAPVLAGDGALRKQLLDALPFRMTAAQERVVAEIAADLQDDRPMQRLLQGDVGAGKTLVAALAALQAIESGAQVALMAPTELLSEQHRRGFAGWLAPLDIEPVWLVGRHKGRERAGLLETIASGRARMVMGTHALFQDDVVFSDLGLVIIDEQHRFGVHQRMRLRAKGGGAGGAPHQLIMTATPIPRSLAMTVYADLDLSVIDELPPGRTPIVTVAVPDTRREEVIARVEQACAQGRQAYWVCTLIEESEALECQAAEETARQLAESLPGIRIGLVHGRIKGPERETVMAAFASGDLDLLVATTVVEVGVDVPNASLMIIENPERLGLAQLHQLRGRVGRGSVQSHCVLLFHPPLSIAARERLGIIRAAESGFEIAERDLAMRGAGEVLGTRQTGTVQFRVADPLRDQHLVAAAQQAADLILARYPDRVEPLIQRWLGSRELYGSV, encoded by the coding sequence TTGACCGACAATGCCCCGGGGTCGTGCGAGAATCCATCGCTTCCGACCCCTTCGCTCGACACCATCCCGGTGGAGCGGCTCAAACGGGTCGGTCCGCGCGTGGCCGAGCGTCTCGGCAAGCTCGGTGTACGCACCGTTCAGGACCTCCTCTTCCATCTGCCCCACCGCTATCAAGACCGCACGCGCTTGGCCGCCATCGCCGAGCTGCGAGCGGGCGACGAGGTGCTGGTCGCGGGCGAGATCCGGGAGGCGGAGCTCGCGGGCGGGCGCCGCCGCTCCTTGAAGGTCTGGCTCTCGGACGGTGGGTTCGGCGGGCTCATGCTGCGCTTCTTCCATTATTCCAGGCAGCAGGTCGACGCCCTCAAGCCCGGCGTTCGGCTGCGCTGCTACGGCGAGGTGCGGCAGGGGCCAAGCGCCTTGGAGATGGTCCACCCGGAATATCGCATCCAGTCAGAGGAGCCGGTCGCGATCGAAGAGCGCTTGACCCCGCTCTATCCCTCGACCGAGGGCCTGCAGCAATCCTCCTGGCGCGGTCTGACGGACCAGGCTCTGGCGCTCTTGGCACGACAGGCGCCGCGCGAATGCCTGCCGGACGAGGTCTTGCGCCCCTTGGGTCTGCCGAGCCTCGTCGAGGCGCTCGCCTATCTGCACCGTCCGCCGTTGGCTGCCGACCCCGTCGATCTGATCGAGCGCCGTCATCCGGCCTTTCACCGCTTGGCCTTCGAGGAGCTGGTCGCGCATCAGGTCAGTCTGCGACGGTTGCGTGCAGCGCAGCGGGCGATCGTCGCGCCTGTCCTGGCGGGCGACGGGGCCCTGCGCAAGCAGTTGCTCGATGCCTTGCCGTTCCGGATGACCGCGGCGCAGGAGCGGGTCGTCGCCGAGATCGCGGCCGATCTGCAGGACGACCGCCCCATGCAGCGTCTGCTCCAAGGCGACGTGGGGGCCGGCAAGACGCTGGTTGCGGCGCTGGCGGCCCTTCAAGCGATCGAGTCCGGCGCACAGGTCGCCTTGATGGCGCCGACCGAGCTCTTGTCCGAGCAGCATCGACGCGGCTTTGCGGGTTGGCTCGCCCCGCTCGACATCGAGCCCGTCTGGCTGGTCGGGCGCCACAAGGGCCGTGAGCGTGCCGGGCTGCTCGAGACCATCGCGAGCGGTCGTGCCCGCATGGTGATGGGCACCCACGCACTCTTTCAAGACGACGTCGTCTTCTCCGACCTGGGTCTCGTCATCATCGACGAGCAGCACCGATTCGGCGTGCACCAACGCATGCGTCTGCGCGCCAAGGGCGGCGGTGCCGGCGGTGCGCCGCATCAGTTGATCATGACCGCCACACCCATCCCGCGCTCCCTCGCCATGACCGTCTATGCGGATCTGGATCTCTCTGTGATCGACGAGCTGCCGCCCGGTCGGACACCCATCGTCACGGTCGCGGTCCCGGACACCCGTCGCGAGGAGGTGATCGCGCGCGTCGAGCAGGCCTGTGCGCAGGGGCGCCAAGCCTATTGGGTCTGCACCCTGATCGAGGAGTCGGAGGCGTTGGAGTGCCAGGCCGCCGAAGAGACCGCGCGCCAATTGGCCGAGAGCCTACCCGGAATCCGCATCGGCCTGGTGCATGGGCGTATCAAGGGGCCTGAACGCGAGACGGTGATGGCGGCCTTTGCCTCGGGCGATCTGGACCTTCTGGTCGCGACCACGGTCGTGGAGGTCGGTGTCGACGTCCCGAACGCCAGTCTCATGATCATCGAGAACCCCGAGCGTCTCGGTCTTGCGCAGCTGCATCAACTGCGTGGCCGGGTCGGGCGCGGGTCGGTCCAAAGCCACTGCGTGCTGCTCTTCCATCCGCCCCTGTCGATCGCTGCGCGCGAGCGTCTCGGTATCATCCGCGCGGCCGAAAGCGGTTTCGAGATTGCGGAGCGCGATCTGGCCATGCGCGGTGCGGGAGAGGTTCTCGGCACGCGCCAGACCGGCACCGTGCAGTTTCGTGTCGCCGACCCCCTGCGCGATCAACATCTGGTCGCCGCCGCCCAGCAGGCCGCCGACCTGATCCTGGCGCGCTATCCCGATCGGGTCGAGCCCTTGATCCAGCGCTGGCTCGGATCGCGCGAGCTGTACGGAAGCGTGTGA
- a CDS encoding serine hydrolase produces MIYERNDVDAQAIAEDEHPLRPDRRAFLAALAATSAGVLAGGVPGLAEAASNRGSLQRQVVELVTSMRRQGLLQPNEKTSWSVYDFTARKKIVSINEGVPRQAASMIKPLVAQAYFFQMDGKRGQVRYTDEVRKSMERMLQRSSNPDTNKIMDLVSEHQSRRGPADVELVLKQRAPAVFRETRIVEKIPTTGQTYRNQASAHDYSRFLISVWDGRMPNSKEMLRMMGLPSGNRLSKGVAGLPETARVYNKTGSTAMLCGDMGVIEIPDRRGRNRAYTVVGIIERPSRAENYGAWIRSRGDVIRRVSNLIYQDMRDRYRLV; encoded by the coding sequence ATGATATACGAGCGCAATGACGTCGATGCACAGGCGATCGCCGAGGACGAGCACCCGCTTCGTCCCGATCGACGTGCCTTTCTTGCGGCACTTGCCGCGACCTCCGCGGGAGTCTTGGCCGGAGGCGTGCCCGGCCTTGCCGAAGCGGCATCGAACCGAGGATCGCTGCAGCGCCAGGTTGTCGAGCTGGTGACGAGCATGCGCCGCCAAGGCCTGCTCCAACCCAACGAGAAGACCTCCTGGTCGGTCTACGATTTCACCGCCCGCAAGAAGATCGTCTCGATCAACGAGGGCGTGCCGCGACAAGCCGCGAGCATGATCAAGCCGCTCGTCGCACAGGCGTATTTCTTCCAGATGGACGGTAAACGCGGCCAGGTCCGCTACACCGACGAGGTCCGCAAGAGCATGGAGCGGATGCTCCAACGCAGCAGCAACCCGGACACGAACAAGATCATGGATCTGGTCAGCGAGCACCAGTCCCGCCGCGGTCCCGCGGATGTCGAGTTGGTCCTGAAGCAGCGCGCGCCCGCCGTCTTCCGAGAGACCCGCATCGTCGAGAAGATCCCGACGACCGGGCAGACCTACCGGAATCAGGCCTCGGCGCACGATTACAGCCGCTTTCTGATCTCCGTTTGGGATGGCCGCATGCCCAACAGCAAAGAGATGCTGCGCATGATGGGGTTGCCCAGCGGCAATCGCCTGTCTAAGGGCGTGGCCGGCTTGCCCGAGACGGCCCGGGTCTACAACAAGACCGGCTCGACGGCGATGCTCTGCGGCGATATGGGTGTCATCGAGATCCCGGATCGGCGCGGCCGCAACCGCGCCTACACGGTGGTCGGGATCATCGAGCGACCGAGCCGCGCCGAAAACTACGGCGCCTGGATCCGCAGTCGAGGGGACGTCATCCGCCGCGTCTCGAACCTGATCTACCAGGACATGAGGGACCGCTATCGGCTGGTCTGA
- the fcl gene encoding GDP-L-fucose synthase — translation MVGSAIARRLEATGVSNILTRTHRELDLTDTRAVDAFFAETRPSRVYLAAAKVGGIQANNSFPAEFIHQNLMIEANIIHAAWRNGSERLLFLGSSCIYPRLAPQPMTEESLLTGPLESTNEPYAVAKIAGIKLCESYNRQYGTDFRSLMPTNLYGPGDNFDLENSHVIPALMRKFHEAKTQGAPAVTVWGTGTPRREFLHVDDLADACVHLMGLAPETYRAHTRPMCSHVNAGTGEDVSIRELAETIGEVVGFEGEIRFDTDKPDGTPRKLLDVSRLAALGWTARTRLPEGLAQTYAWFLDHRDALRT, via the coding sequence ATGGTGGGGTCCGCCATTGCACGACGGCTGGAGGCCACGGGTGTCTCGAACATCCTAACGCGCACCCACCGGGAGCTGGATCTTACGGATACCCGCGCGGTCGATGCCTTCTTTGCCGAGACGCGCCCGTCCCGGGTCTATCTGGCGGCAGCCAAGGTCGGCGGAATCCAGGCCAACAACAGCTTCCCGGCCGAGTTCATCCATCAAAACCTGATGATCGAGGCCAACATCATCCATGCCGCCTGGCGCAACGGCTCGGAGCGCCTGCTCTTTCTCGGCAGCTCCTGCATCTATCCGCGCCTCGCCCCGCAGCCCATGACCGAAGAGTCCCTCCTGACCGGACCGCTCGAGTCGACCAACGAGCCCTATGCCGTGGCCAAGATCGCCGGGATCAAGCTCTGCGAGTCCTACAACCGCCAATATGGGACCGATTTCCGCAGCCTGATGCCGACCAACCTCTACGGACCCGGCGACAACTTCGACCTGGAGAACAGCCACGTCATCCCGGCGCTGATGCGCAAGTTCCATGAGGCCAAGACCCAAGGTGCGCCCGCGGTAACCGTCTGGGGAACCGGCACGCCGCGTCGCGAATTCCTCCACGTCGACGACCTGGCCGATGCCTGCGTGCATCTGATGGGGCTCGCGCCCGAGACCTATCGAGCCCACACCCGGCCGATGTGCTCCCACGTCAACGCCGGGACCGGGGAGGACGTCAGCATCCGCGAGCTCGCCGAAACCATCGGCGAGGTCGTCGGCTTCGAAGGCGAGATCCGCTTCGACACCGACAAACCCGACGGCACCCCGCGCAAGCTTCTGGACGTGAGCCGTCTCGCCGCTCTCGGTTGGACTGCGCGCACCCGGCTTCCCGAGGGATTGGCGCAGACCTACGCCTGGTTCCTCGACCACCGGGACGCGCTCAGGACTTAA
- the mltB gene encoding lytic murein transglycosylase B — MRFLSSLGILLSVILVAGCGSQSTRPGDISEGSAYPMIPASGSVAVTGDFAGYPGVDPFIRRMQQQGFAPNQVAAILSGAKREQWIIDAMDRQAPRRSTGPNGAWTRYRAKFLTPDNIANGVRFWQKNEAALKQASARYGVPPEYIVAIIGVETRYGGYVGKTRIVDALSTLAFAYPRRADYFSGELASFLVMTREEGIDPFGPRGSYAGAMGLGQFMPSSFRDYAVDFDGDRHRNLWHPADAIGSVANYFKSHGWQAGEPVAVRAKVQSPAAARAMKTGYDTRYGVKELAGRGIVPAGAFRGVSKVSLLELDVGTGYEYWLGSQNFYTITRYNHSTYYAMAVHQLARAIADRKGVPSGARLSSLPDVASEARL; from the coding sequence ATGCGTTTCCTCTCTTCCCTCGGCATACTGCTTTCGGTGATCCTCGTCGCGGGCTGCGGCTCGCAATCGACCCGGCCCGGCGACATCTCCGAGGGCTCGGCCTATCCGATGATTCCGGCGTCCGGCTCGGTCGCCGTCACGGGCGATTTCGCCGGCTATCCGGGCGTCGATCCCTTTATTCGTCGCATGCAGCAGCAGGGCTTCGCGCCGAACCAGGTCGCCGCCATCCTCTCCGGTGCCAAACGCGAGCAGTGGATCATCGATGCGATGGATCGTCAGGCCCCACGGCGGAGTACCGGGCCCAACGGCGCCTGGACGCGCTACCGCGCCAAGTTTCTGACCCCCGACAACATCGCCAACGGGGTACGGTTCTGGCAGAAAAACGAGGCGGCGCTCAAGCAGGCGAGCGCGCGTTACGGCGTGCCGCCGGAATACATCGTCGCCATCATCGGTGTCGAGACTCGCTACGGCGGTTATGTGGGCAAGACCCGTATCGTCGATGCCCTTTCGACCCTGGCCTTTGCCTATCCGCGCCGCGCCGATTACTTCTCGGGCGAGCTCGCCTCCTTCCTGGTCATGACCCGGGAAGAGGGCATCGACCCCTTCGGTCCGCGCGGCTCCTACGCCGGCGCAATGGGCCTCGGGCAGTTCATGCCCTCGAGCTTTCGGGACTATGCCGTGGACTTCGACGGCGATCGTCATCGGAACCTCTGGCACCCCGCGGATGCTATCGGCAGCGTCGCCAACTACTTCAAATCACATGGATGGCAGGCGGGCGAGCCAGTGGCCGTGCGGGCGAAGGTGCAATCCCCCGCGGCGGCTCGGGCGATGAAGACGGGCTACGATACGCGCTACGGAGTGAAGGAGCTGGCGGGTCGAGGGATCGTGCCGGCAGGCGCCTTCCGCGGCGTCTCCAAAGTGAGTCTGCTCGAATTGGACGTCGGCACCGGCTACGAATATTGGCTGGGGTCGCAGAATTTCTACACCATCACCCGCTACAACCACAGCACCTACTACGCGATGGCCGTGCATCAACTCGCTCGCGCCATTGCGGATCGCAAGGGCGTGCCGAGCGGGGCGCGCCTGTCGTCTCTCCCGGATGTCGCCTCCGAGGCACGGCTCTGA
- the gmd gene encoding GDP-mannose 4,6-dehydratase yields MTTKKALITGITGQDGAYLAELLLSKGYEVHGIKRRTSLFNTDRIDHLYQDPQQPDRRFVLHHGDMTDSSSLIRIMQQVQPDELYNLAAQSHVAVSFEEPEYTADSDGIGTLRLLEAIRILGLERKTRFYQASTSELYGKVQEVPQSETTPFYPRSPYAVAKLYAYWITVNYREAYGIYACNGILFNHESPRRGETFVTRKITRGLARIKLGLQDRIYLGNLDAKRDWGHAKDYVRMQWLMLQQDAPEDFVIATGNQYSVRDFVAAAAAEVGIRMRWEGAGQFEQGFDEATGACIVAVDPRYFRPTEVETLLGDATKARERLGWSPEIGFEALVAEMMRDDLKEAEKDALCRREGFNVAQRHE; encoded by the coding sequence ATGACCACCAAGAAGGCGCTGATTACCGGCATCACGGGACAGGACGGGGCCTATCTGGCTGAGCTGCTCCTGTCCAAGGGCTACGAGGTGCACGGCATCAAGCGGCGGACCTCGCTCTTCAACACGGACCGCATCGATCATCTGTACCAGGATCCCCAGCAGCCGGACCGGCGTTTCGTGCTGCATCACGGGGACATGACCGACTCCTCAAGCCTGATCCGGATCATGCAGCAGGTCCAACCCGACGAGCTCTACAACCTCGCCGCACAGAGCCATGTCGCCGTCTCCTTCGAAGAGCCCGAGTACACCGCCGACTCCGACGGCATCGGGACCCTGCGACTGCTCGAGGCGATCCGCATCCTCGGCCTCGAGCGCAAGACCCGTTTCTACCAGGCGTCCACCTCCGAGCTGTACGGCAAGGTCCAAGAGGTACCCCAGAGCGAGACCACGCCCTTCTACCCGCGCTCGCCCTACGCGGTCGCCAAGCTCTACGCCTACTGGATCACCGTCAACTACCGCGAGGCCTACGGCATCTACGCCTGCAACGGCATCCTCTTCAACCACGAGAGCCCGCGACGCGGCGAGACCTTCGTTACCCGCAAGATCACCCGCGGACTCGCCCGCATCAAGCTCGGTCTTCAGGACCGGATCTATCTCGGCAATCTCGATGCAAAGCGCGACTGGGGCCACGCCAAGGACTATGTCCGCATGCAATGGCTGATGCTCCAGCAGGACGCCCCCGAGGACTTCGTGATCGCCACCGGAAACCAATACTCCGTGCGCGACTTCGTCGCCGCCGCGGCCGCGGAGGTCGGTATCCGGATGCGCTGGGAGGGCGCAGGCCAGTTCGAACAAGGCTTCGACGAGGCCACCGGCGCCTGCATCGTCGCCGTGGATCCACGCTACTTCCGCCCGACCGAGGTCGAGACCCTGCTCGGCGACGCCACCAAGGCCCGCGAGCGCCTCGGCTGGTCCCCCGAGATCGGCTTCGAGGCCCTCGTCGCCGAGATGATGCGCGACGACCTCAAAGAGGCCGAAAAAGACGCCCTGTGCCGGCGCGAAGGCTTCAACGTGGCGCAACGACACGAGTAA
- a CDS encoding TusE/DsrC/DsvC family sulfur relay protein, protein MAQSMGEIMNPGSVVHDPEFPDAPEGWAREQAVAAAQADDITLSDDHWDMIKALQDFFARHEKPNVRDLHDALDEAFHGRGGLKYLYGIFPGGPVAQGCRFAGLQAPSGAVDKSFGSVQ, encoded by the coding sequence GTGGCACAAAGCATGGGTGAGATCATGAATCCGGGCTCCGTCGTGCACGACCCCGAGTTTCCGGACGCCCCGGAGGGCTGGGCGCGCGAGCAGGCGGTCGCCGCGGCTCAGGCCGACGATATAACGCTGAGCGACGATCACTGGGACATGATCAAGGCGTTGCAGGACTTTTTCGCACGTCACGAGAAACCCAATGTGCGTGATCTTCACGACGCGCTCGACGAGGCCTTTCACGGTCGCGGCGGACTGAAATATCTCTACGGGATATTCCCGGGCGGTCCGGTCGCGCAAGGCTGCCGTTTCGCCGGACTCCAGGCCCCGTCGGGCGCGGTGGACAAGTCGTTCGGAAGCGTCCAATAA
- a CDS encoding chloride channel protein: MRRTSSGNRLHRALESLRLRLSRPEALFWPAVLGLLTGVAAGLVIVAFRLAVEGLQATTLPVHGENYEALPVLVRLVLPLLGAVLIGLLFVRFARGIYVLGVARVMERMEYHQGHMTLRGFVLQFLGAAIAIVSGHSVGREGPHVYLGAASGSLIGQFLTLPNNSIRNMAACGTAAGISASFNTPLAGVIFALEVLGLEYSVASFVPIILAAVSANALSVVVFGSDPVFRVAPVVVTSLTALLPVAVLGLLVGALSAAYIQSIKTIAGWGKRLSFFRRVCLAGVIAGIAGALVPEVMGLGYDTLRRLLTEPLTWSFLLLLLLFKLLATSASVGLGIPGGTIGPALFMGAIVGNLVGVAAVAFTGVEADQVAFFALLGMGAMMGASLQAPLAALTAIVELTHSPGVIMPGMLVIILAALTSKELFGRDSLFLTTLRANGLDYRANPVVHLLRRIGVGGAMNTRFARHEQRLTRKQAERLVADGPEWVIVDKDSGPAYLMPGIAVASALSLTPDAQEIDLLAIPGNRLELAPIHLQATLQEALDLMQTRGAEALYVQRMIAPGITHIYGVLTRERIESAYRY, translated from the coding sequence ATGCGACGCACATCATCGGGGAATCGGCTGCATCGCGCCTTGGAGTCGCTGAGACTCCGGCTTTCGCGCCCGGAGGCCCTCTTCTGGCCGGCTGTTCTGGGCCTGCTCACCGGCGTCGCGGCCGGGCTCGTCATCGTCGCCTTTCGGCTCGCCGTCGAGGGTCTGCAGGCGACGACGCTGCCCGTTCACGGAGAGAACTACGAGGCGCTGCCGGTCCTGGTGCGTCTGGTGCTGCCGTTGCTCGGCGCGGTGCTGATCGGGCTGCTGTTCGTGCGGTTCGCGCGGGGCATCTATGTGCTCGGCGTCGCCCGCGTGATGGAGCGCATGGAATATCACCAGGGACACATGACCCTGCGCGGGTTCGTGCTTCAGTTCTTGGGCGCCGCGATCGCGATCGTCAGCGGTCACTCGGTCGGACGCGAGGGACCCCATGTCTATTTGGGCGCCGCGAGCGGGAGTCTGATCGGGCAGTTCCTGACGCTGCCCAACAACAGTATCCGTAACATGGCGGCCTGCGGAACGGCGGCCGGGATCTCGGCGTCGTTCAACACGCCGCTCGCAGGCGTGATCTTCGCGCTCGAGGTGCTGGGGTTGGAATACAGCGTCGCGAGCTTCGTGCCGATCATCCTGGCCGCGGTGAGTGCGAATGCCCTGTCGGTCGTCGTCTTCGGCAGCGACCCAGTGTTTCGGGTCGCGCCCGTGGTAGTGACCTCGTTGACCGCGCTGCTCCCGGTGGCCGTGCTCGGGCTCCTCGTCGGCGCACTCTCGGCGGCCTACATCCAGTCGATCAAGACGATCGCGGGCTGGGGCAAACGCCTGAGCTTCTTCCGCCGGGTCTGCTTGGCCGGGGTGATCGCCGGGATCGCCGGCGCCTTGGTCCCCGAGGTGATGGGACTGGGCTACGACACCTTGCGCAGACTGCTGACCGAACCGCTGACCTGGAGCTTCCTGCTCCTGCTGCTGCTCTTCAAGCTCCTGGCGACCTCGGCCAGCGTGGGACTCGGGATCCCGGGCGGGACCATCGGCCCCGCGCTCTTCATGGGCGCCATCGTCGGCAACCTGGTCGGTGTCGCGGCGGTCGCCTTCACCGGGGTCGAGGCCGATCAGGTCGCCTTCTTCGCGTTGCTCGGGATGGGGGCCATGATGGGCGCCAGCCTCCAAGCGCCTCTGGCGGCATTGACCGCCATCGTGGAGCTGACCCACAGCCCGGGGGTGATCATGCCGGGGATGTTGGTGATCATCTTGGCTGCGCTGACCAGCAAGGAGCTGTTCGGCCGGGATTCGCTCTTCCTCACGACGTTGCGGGCAAACGGACTGGACTACCGCGCCAACCCGGTGGTGCATCTTCTGAGACGCATCGGCGTGGGCGGCGCGATGAACACGCGCTTTGCCCGGCACGAACAACGCTTGACGCGGAAGCAGGCGGAACGACTGGTCGCGGACGGACCCGAATGGGTCATCGTCGACAAGGACAGCGGACCGGCCTACCTGATGCCCGGTATCGCCGTGGCGAGCGCCCTTTCGTTGACACCCGATGCGCAGGAGATCGACCTGCTCGCGATCCCCGGCAATCGGCTCGAGCTGGCGCCGATCCATCTCCAGGCGACCCTCCAAGAGGCGCTCGATCTGATGCAGACGCGCGGCGCCGAGGCGCTCTACGTGCAGCGGATGATCGCGCCCGGGATCACGCACATCTACGGCGTCTTGACGCGGGAGCGGATCGAATCGGCGTATCGCTATTGA